One window from the genome of Bradyrhizobium xenonodulans encodes:
- a CDS encoding thermonuclease family protein, whose translation MTECDEASSRPATLGLKLERNATSQGNVTRLLHLSAAFLLIASHTAFATPCQFETQGEGRVAAIVDARSVRLDDSREIRLTGIETTATTKQALTSLLVGRDVVLRGTDDTPDRYGRQGAFIFVGESDTSVQATLLAQGDAIVSAETTDKDCAVALMASEAEARRQKKGNWADPSAIKNAESPDDILAGIGRFMVVEGKVLSVRQAGAMTYLNFGRNWTRGFAVTISRRSLPAFENTGINLKSLENKRIRVRGWVEGNTGPRIDVRLVGQVELLGANEPTGVRP comes from the coding sequence ATGACGGAGTGTGACGAAGCCTCTTCGCGACCCGCCACGCTTGGGTTAAAGCTGGAGCGCAACGCAACCTCTCAAGGCAACGTGACGCGACTGCTTCATCTCAGCGCTGCATTTCTGCTCATCGCGAGTCACACCGCGTTCGCCACGCCATGCCAATTCGAAACGCAGGGCGAAGGTCGCGTCGCGGCCATCGTCGATGCGCGCAGCGTGCGCCTGGACGACAGCCGCGAAATCCGCCTGACCGGCATCGAGACGACGGCGACGACAAAGCAGGCGCTGACGTCGCTGCTCGTCGGCCGCGACGTGGTCCTGCGCGGCACCGACGACACACCCGACCGCTACGGCCGGCAAGGCGCGTTCATCTTCGTCGGCGAGAGCGACACCTCGGTACAGGCCACGCTCCTGGCACAGGGCGACGCCATCGTCTCCGCCGAGACCACCGACAAGGACTGCGCGGTGGCCTTGATGGCGTCGGAGGCCGAGGCGCGGCGCCAAAAAAAGGGCAACTGGGCTGACCCGTCGGCCATAAAAAACGCGGAAAGTCCGGACGATATTTTGGCCGGGATCGGGCGCTTTATGGTGGTCGAGGGCAAAGTCCTGTCGGTCCGGCAAGCTGGGGCAATGACCTACCTCAACTTCGGACGGAACTGGACACGCGGCTTTGCCGTGACTATTTCAAGGCGTTCATTGCCGGCGTTCGAGAACACCGGGATCAACCTTAAGTCCCTGGAGAATAAGCGTATTCGCGTCCGGGGCTGGGTCGAGGGGAATACGGGGCCGCGGATCGATGTGCGCCTCGTGGGACAGGTCGAGTTGCTGGGCGCAAACGAGCCGACAGGGGTAAGGCCCTAA
- a CDS encoding ABC transporter substrate-binding protein has translation MKHILAGIFAAAFALNASAAQAQDKPPLKIGGILDMSSLYADITGPGSETAAKMAVEDFGGEVLGRKIQVLAADHQNKADLSGNIARDMLDNQGVEMIYDVAASATALAAGEIAKARGKIIMFNGPGSIRLSNEACGPTTIHYVFDTYGQANVTGLAAVKSGLDSWFFLTADYAFGQDLEKDTSAVVTKTGGKVLGAVRHPLNTSDFSSFLLQAQASKAKVIGLANAGGDTVNAIKQAAEFGITKGGQKVSPLLAFVTDIDSIGLETAQGLLLAEAFYWDLNDDTRAFSKRFTERMKRPPTSAQAGVYSSVTHYLKAVKAAGTTDAAAVIKVMKETPINDFFAKNGKIREDGRMIHDMYLFEVKKPSESKGRWDDYKLLATVPGNEAFQSLEQSRCPLVKK, from the coding sequence ATGAAGCATATTTTGGCGGGCATTTTTGCCGCAGCGTTTGCCCTTAATGCGAGCGCAGCGCAGGCCCAGGACAAGCCGCCGCTGAAGATCGGCGGCATCCTCGATATGTCGAGCCTGTATGCCGACATCACCGGTCCCGGCAGCGAGACCGCAGCCAAGATGGCCGTGGAAGACTTTGGCGGCGAGGTGCTGGGCCGCAAGATCCAGGTGCTTGCGGCCGACCATCAAAACAAGGCCGACCTGTCTGGCAACATCGCCCGCGATATGCTCGACAATCAGGGTGTCGAGATGATCTACGACGTCGCGGCGTCCGCGACCGCGCTGGCCGCCGGCGAGATCGCGAAGGCGCGGGGCAAGATCATCATGTTCAACGGCCCGGGCTCGATTCGTCTCTCCAACGAGGCCTGCGGTCCCACCACCATCCATTACGTGTTCGACACCTACGGCCAGGCCAACGTGACCGGCCTTGCCGCCGTGAAGTCCGGCCTCGACAGCTGGTTCTTCCTCACCGCCGATTACGCCTTCGGACAGGACCTGGAGAAGGACACCAGCGCCGTCGTCACCAAGACCGGCGGCAAGGTGCTCGGGGCCGTGCGTCATCCGCTCAATACGTCGGATTTTTCGTCGTTCCTGCTTCAGGCGCAGGCCTCGAAAGCGAAAGTGATCGGGCTGGCCAACGCCGGTGGCGACACCGTCAACGCCATCAAGCAGGCCGCCGAGTTCGGCATCACCAAGGGCGGCCAGAAGGTTTCGCCGCTGCTTGCCTTCGTCACCGACATCGACTCGATCGGTCTGGAGACAGCGCAGGGCCTGTTGCTCGCGGAAGCCTTCTACTGGGACCTCAACGACGACACGCGCGCATTCTCGAAGCGCTTTACCGAACGCATGAAGCGGCCGCCGACCTCGGCGCAGGCCGGCGTCTATTCCTCGGTCACGCACTACCTGAAGGCGGTGAAGGCGGCCGGCACGACAGACGCGGCTGCGGTCATCAAGGTGATGAAGGAGACGCCGATCAACGACTTCTTCGCCAAGAACGGCAAGATCCGCGAGGATGGCCGCATGATCCACGACATGTACCTGTTCGAGGTGAAGAAGCCGTCGGAGTCCAAGGGGCGCTGGGACGATTACAAGCTGCTCGCCACCGTGCCCGGCAACGAGGCGTTCCAGTCGCTCGAGCAGTCGCGCTGCCCCCTGGTGAAGAAATGA
- a CDS encoding enoyl-CoA hydratase: MNDMVLQKVEGGLLTITMNRPERKNALNPDMVAGLVEAARRAADDPEVRAVLFKGAGGSFCVGGDVKSMAAGRAPLPFEQKLANLRRGMEVSRILHQMPKPVVAQLDGAAAGAGLSMALSCDLRIASESCKITTAFAKVGFSGDYGGTYFLTQLLGSARARELYLMSPVLTAKEAHAIGMVTKVVPDAEIETAAHELARSLAQGPSIALGFIKRNINNAEHLALEDCFDGEAIHHTRCGDTEDHKEAAKAFVEKRKPTFKGA; the protein is encoded by the coding sequence ATGAACGACATGGTCCTGCAAAAGGTCGAAGGCGGGCTGCTCACCATCACCATGAACCGTCCGGAGCGGAAGAACGCCCTCAACCCCGACATGGTAGCCGGGCTGGTCGAGGCGGCGCGGCGCGCGGCTGATGATCCCGAGGTGCGCGCGGTGCTGTTCAAGGGCGCTGGCGGCTCCTTCTGCGTCGGCGGCGATGTCAAGTCGATGGCGGCCGGCCGTGCGCCGCTGCCGTTCGAGCAAAAGCTCGCGAATCTGCGCCGCGGCATGGAGGTCTCGCGCATCCTGCATCAGATGCCGAAGCCCGTGGTGGCGCAGCTCGATGGCGCGGCGGCCGGCGCCGGCCTCTCGATGGCGCTATCCTGCGACCTGCGCATCGCCAGCGAATCCTGCAAGATCACGACGGCTTTTGCAAAGGTCGGCTTCTCCGGCGATTACGGCGGCACCTATTTCCTCACCCAGCTGCTCGGCAGCGCGCGGGCGCGCGAGCTCTATCTGATGTCGCCGGTGCTGACCGCAAAAGAGGCGCATGCGATCGGCATGGTGACGAAGGTCGTCCCCGATGCCGAGATCGAGACCGCCGCGCACGAGCTTGCGCGGTCACTGGCGCAGGGGCCCTCGATCGCGCTCGGCTTCATCAAGCGCAACATCAACAATGCCGAGCACCTGGCGCTGGAGGATTGCTTCGACGGCGAGGCGATCCACCACACTCGCTGCGGCGACACCGAGGATCACAAGGAGGCCGCAAAAGCCTTCGTCGAGAAGCGCAAGCCGACCTTCAAGGGCGCATGA
- a CDS encoding enoyl-CoA hydratase/isomerase family protein, whose protein sequence is MSTYKDIGVEKVGHVGTIEIRRPPLNFFDISLINQIADALDEFDRDIEIRASVLSAQGKAFCAGANFGDPARQAQEAREAEKKGDPADNLGPINHLYIQAVRIFRAKKPIVAAVQGAAIGGGLGLAVSADFRITCPEARFAANFTKLGFHPGFGLTVTLPELIGKNNAELMFYTSRRVTGEEAVKWGLANELVPQDQVKAAAMKLAGEIAECSPLGLLSTRATMRAGLADRVMAQTNHELAEQTRLRATEDFKEGVKATEERRAANFKGR, encoded by the coding sequence ATGAGCACTTATAAAGATATCGGCGTCGAGAAGGTCGGCCACGTCGGCACCATCGAGATCCGCAGGCCTCCGCTCAACTTCTTCGACATCTCGCTGATCAATCAGATCGCCGATGCGCTCGACGAGTTCGATCGGGACATCGAGATCCGCGCCTCCGTGCTGTCGGCGCAGGGCAAGGCGTTCTGCGCCGGCGCCAATTTCGGCGATCCGGCCCGGCAGGCGCAGGAAGCGCGCGAGGCGGAGAAGAAGGGCGACCCGGCCGACAATCTCGGCCCGATCAACCACCTCTACATCCAGGCCGTACGCATCTTCCGCGCCAAGAAGCCGATCGTCGCCGCCGTGCAGGGCGCGGCCATCGGTGGCGGCCTGGGTCTCGCGGTGTCGGCCGACTTCCGCATCACCTGCCCCGAAGCGCGTTTCGCCGCGAACTTCACGAAACTCGGCTTCCATCCCGGGTTCGGCCTGACGGTGACGCTGCCGGAGCTGATCGGCAAGAACAACGCCGAGCTGATGTTCTACACCAGCCGTCGCGTCACAGGCGAAGAAGCGGTGAAGTGGGGGCTCGCCAACGAGCTGGTGCCGCAGGACCAGGTCAAGGCGGCCGCGATGAAGCTCGCCGGCGAGATCGCCGAATGCTCACCGCTCGGCCTGCTCTCCACCCGCGCCACGATGCGCGCCGGATTGGCGGACCGCGTCATGGCCCAGACCAACCACGAGCTCGCCGAGCAGACCCGCCTGCGCGCGACGGAGGATTTCAAGGAAGGCGTGAAGGCGACGGAAGAGCGGCGGGCCGCGAATTTCAAGGGACGGTGA
- a CDS encoding acyl-CoA dehydrogenase family protein — MTAALRFDPIRLPEKCEQLRKEVRAFLAEEIAAGTFDPHKPNREDTDVPEFSRKVGAKGWLGMTWPKKYGGQERSFLERYVVTEEMRVANAPTRRFFVADRQSGPVLIKYAPEHIKMDILPRICRGEICFAIGMSEPNSGSDLFAAKTRATKTDGGYLINGTKIWTSSAHIADYMIAIFRTSPPTKENRRHGLTQFLVKMKQPGIQVNPIGQITGQYEFNEVVFTDFFVPDDHVLGEVDGAWKQATSELAYERSGPERFLETYYVLTELVRAVGPNPDTRSAEGIGRLVAQLHTMRRMSVSVAGMLQAGKEPVVEASIVKDIGTVWEQQLPHRVRDLAAFVEETATNRETLERQLDFAIKTAPKLTIQGGTTEVLRGIIARGLGLR; from the coding sequence ATGACCGCTGCCCTCCGTTTCGATCCGATCCGCCTGCCGGAAAAATGCGAGCAATTGCGCAAGGAAGTGCGCGCCTTCCTCGCCGAGGAAATCGCCGCCGGCACCTTCGATCCGCACAAGCCGAACCGCGAAGACACCGACGTGCCGGAATTTTCCCGAAAAGTCGGCGCCAAGGGCTGGCTCGGCATGACCTGGCCGAAGAAATATGGCGGCCAGGAGCGCTCCTTCCTCGAACGTTACGTGGTGACCGAGGAGATGCGCGTCGCCAACGCGCCGACGCGGCGCTTCTTCGTCGCCGACCGCCAGAGCGGGCCGGTGCTGATCAAATACGCGCCCGAGCACATCAAGATGGACATCCTGCCGCGCATCTGCCGCGGCGAGATCTGCTTTGCGATCGGCATGAGCGAGCCGAACTCCGGCTCGGACCTGTTCGCCGCGAAGACGCGCGCGACCAAGACCGACGGCGGCTATCTCATCAACGGCACAAAAATCTGGACCTCGTCGGCGCATATTGCCGACTACATGATCGCGATCTTCCGGACCTCGCCGCCGACCAAGGAAAACCGCCGTCACGGCCTGACGCAGTTTCTGGTCAAGATGAAGCAGCCGGGCATCCAGGTGAATCCGATCGGCCAGATCACCGGCCAGTACGAGTTCAACGAGGTGGTCTTCACCGACTTCTTCGTCCCTGACGATCACGTGCTCGGCGAAGTCGACGGCGCGTGGAAGCAGGCGACGAGCGAGCTCGCCTACGAGCGCTCGGGCCCCGAGCGCTTTCTGGAAACCTACTACGTGCTGACCGAGCTGGTCCGCGCAGTCGGTCCCAATCCGGATACGCGCAGCGCCGAAGGCATCGGCCGCCTGGTTGCGCAGCTCCACACCATGCGGCGCATGTCGGTCTCGGTTGCGGGCATGCTGCAAGCGGGCAAAGAGCCAGTCGTGGAGGCCTCTATCGTCAAGGACATCGGCACGGTCTGGGAGCAGCAGCTTCCGCACCGCGTGCGCGATCTCGCCGCGTTCGTCGAGGAGACCGCGACCAACCGCGAAACGCTGGAGCGGCAGCTCGACTTCGCCATCAAGACCGCACCGAAACTCACCATCCAGGGCGGCACCACCGAAGTGCTGCGCGGCATCATCGCCCGCGGACTTGGTTTGCGCTAA
- a CDS encoding acyl-CoA dehydrogenase family protein, whose product MAESDNIVVETAEKIFADLADPQTINNDKKGSWQAPLWQALSEAGLPLSWVPDDLGGSGASLADGFALLNAAGRFAVAVPLAETMLAGWLLAQARISSPEGEMTVLPASPRDRITRDADGALSGRARGVPFAKAATHFAVLAHGNDGISIALVDASKGRIESGLNVGYDHSDTVTLDKVQPVTIKPAPGGFDQTTLMLMGGVARSLQIAGALESMLDISVRYSNERVAFEKKISKFQAVQHNLARLAGESAAALAAATSAADAIANAKGFDDEVYLEAASAKIRCAEAAEKGGAIAHQVHGAIGFTIEHILHRYSLRALAWRDDFGSESHWAVELGKLVANRGADELWPLVASR is encoded by the coding sequence GTGGCGGAGAGTGACAATATCGTCGTCGAGACCGCGGAGAAAATCTTCGCCGATCTCGCCGATCCGCAGACCATCAACAACGACAAGAAGGGTTCGTGGCAGGCGCCGCTGTGGCAGGCGCTGAGCGAAGCCGGCTTGCCGCTGTCCTGGGTGCCAGACGATCTCGGCGGCTCCGGCGCCAGCCTTGCCGACGGCTTTGCGCTTCTCAACGCCGCCGGCCGCTTCGCGGTCGCAGTTCCGCTGGCGGAGACCATGCTCGCAGGCTGGCTGCTGGCGCAGGCGAGGATTTCTTCACCGGAAGGCGAGATGACGGTGCTGCCGGCGAGCCCTAGAGATCGCATCACGCGCGATGCAGACGGCGCGCTCTCCGGCCGCGCCCGCGGCGTGCCCTTTGCCAAAGCCGCGACGCACTTTGCGGTGCTGGCGCACGGCAACGATGGCATCTCGATCGCGCTGGTCGATGCGAGCAAGGGCCGGATCGAGTCCGGTCTCAATGTCGGCTACGACCACAGCGATACCGTGACGCTCGACAAGGTGCAGCCCGTCACCATCAAGCCCGCGCCCGGAGGTTTTGACCAGACCACCTTGATGCTGATGGGCGGCGTCGCACGCAGCCTTCAGATCGCCGGCGCACTTGAATCGATGCTCGACATCTCCGTGCGCTATTCCAACGAGCGCGTCGCCTTCGAGAAGAAGATCTCGAAATTCCAGGCGGTGCAGCACAATCTCGCCCGTCTTGCCGGTGAATCCGCCGCGGCGCTCGCGGCCGCGACATCGGCGGCCGATGCGATCGCGAACGCAAAGGGCTTCGACGACGAAGTCTATCTCGAAGCCGCCTCCGCAAAGATCCGCTGCGCGGAAGCCGCGGAGAAAGGCGGCGCCATCGCGCATCAGGTCCACGGCGCGATTGGCTTCACCATCGAGCACATCCTGCACCGCTATTCGCTGCGGGCGCTGGCGTGGCGCGACGATTTCGGTTCGGAGAGCCACTGGGCCGTCGAGCTGGGCAAACTGGTCGCCAATCGCGGCGCCGACGAATTGTGGCCGCTCGTGGCGTCGCGCTGA
- a CDS encoding SDR family NAD(P)-dependent oxidoreductase — protein sequence MAKDGLCAIVTGSASGLGAATAEILARSGARLVINYSSSQKEAEATAELCRKAGADEVLVAQGDVSKDEDCRRIVAAAAPWGRLDILVNNAGTTKHVAHADLDGLSAEDFQRLYGVNTIGPFQMVRAARGLLEAGSKASGRPSAVVNVSSVAGISGVGSSIAYAASKGALNTMTLSLSRALAPLIRVNTVCPGYIDTPWFTKGRGEAGAKQVRDSVVAKVPLKVASTADDIAQLVCFLAMPASSNMTGEVVRMDAGMHLIT from the coding sequence ATGGCAAAGGATGGCTTGTGCGCGATCGTGACAGGGTCCGCATCCGGACTGGGCGCTGCGACCGCTGAAATTCTGGCGCGGAGCGGGGCGCGGCTCGTCATCAACTATTCGTCGAGCCAGAAGGAGGCCGAGGCGACCGCAGAGCTCTGCCGCAAGGCCGGCGCGGATGAAGTGCTGGTCGCGCAGGGGGACGTGTCGAAGGACGAGGATTGCCGCAGGATCGTCGCTGCGGCGGCGCCCTGGGGCCGGCTCGACATCCTCGTCAACAATGCCGGCACCACCAAGCACGTGGCCCATGCCGATCTCGACGGATTGTCGGCGGAAGATTTTCAGCGCCTCTACGGCGTCAACACCATCGGTCCGTTCCAGATGGTGCGCGCGGCGCGCGGCCTGCTCGAGGCCGGATCGAAGGCGTCGGGGCGGCCCTCCGCCGTGGTCAACGTGTCCTCGGTCGCCGGCATCAGCGGCGTCGGCTCGTCGATCGCCTACGCCGCGAGCAAGGGCGCGCTCAATACCATGACGTTGTCGCTGTCGCGTGCGTTGGCGCCGCTGATCCGCGTCAACACGGTGTGCCCCGGCTATATCGACACGCCCTGGTTCACCAAGGGCCGCGGCGAGGCCGGCGCCAAGCAGGTGCGCGACAGCGTGGTGGCGAAGGTGCCGCTGAAGGTCGCATCGACCGCAGACGACATCGCGCAACTGGTCTGCTTCCTGGCGATGCCGGCCTCCAGCAACATGACCGGCGAGGTCGTGCGCATGGATGCGGGGATGCATTTGATTACGTAG
- a CDS encoding GlsB/YeaQ/YmgE family stress response membrane protein: MSMGGLLWIIVVGFVAGLIARWLAPGPNNPSGFILTTILGIAGAFLATFVGQAIGHYSPDQGAGFIMATIGAVVVLFIWHRLVASGVIKG; this comes from the coding sequence ATGAGCATGGGCGGCCTGTTGTGGATCATCGTCGTCGGCTTCGTCGCCGGCCTCATCGCGCGCTGGCTCGCGCCGGGGCCGAACAACCCGAGCGGCTTCATCCTCACCACCATCCTCGGCATTGCGGGTGCGTTTCTCGCCACCTTCGTCGGCCAGGCGATCGGGCACTACAGCCCCGACCAGGGCGCCGGCTTCATCATGGCCACGATCGGCGCCGTGGTGGTGCTGTTCATCTGGCACCGGCTGGTCGCGAGCGGCGTGATCAAGGGGTGA
- a CDS encoding YidB family protein — MGLLDVLNGMQNGPRGPSTPSSEKPSGGMSPMTMALLGLLAWKAFKHMTANQSGTAPQPSPTPAPPPVNTADSGGLGGLGGLLKGGLGGLLAGGAAGSVLSGGLGDLLNQLQQGGHGETASTWVGKGENKAIAPGDLANALGADQIESLSAQSGLSREELLSGLSQYLPQVVDHLTPDGRLPTENELSGRL; from the coding sequence ATGGGTCTACTCGACGTCCTCAACGGCATGCAGAACGGCCCGCGCGGCCCCTCTACGCCCAGCTCCGAGAAACCCTCCGGCGGCATGTCGCCGATGACCATGGCGCTGCTCGGCCTGCTCGCCTGGAAGGCGTTCAAGCATATGACGGCGAACCAGTCCGGCACGGCGCCGCAACCGTCGCCGACGCCGGCCCCTCCGCCGGTGAACACCGCGGACAGCGGCGGCCTTGGCGGTCTCGGAGGACTGCTCAAGGGCGGCCTTGGCGGCCTGCTCGCGGGCGGCGCGGCCGGCAGCGTGCTGAGTGGCGGGCTCGGCGATCTCCTCAACCAGCTTCAGCAGGGCGGCCATGGCGAAACAGCAAGCACCTGGGTCGGCAAAGGCGAGAACAAGGCGATTGCACCGGGCGATCTCGCCAATGCGCTCGGCGCCGATCAGATCGAGAGCCTGTCTGCCCAGAGCGGCCTGTCCCGTGAAGAGCTGCTCTCCGGCCTCAGCCAGTATCTGCCGCAGGTGGTCGACCATCTGACGCCGGACGGACGGCTGCCGACCGAGAACGAGCTTTCGGGCAGACTCTGA
- a CDS encoding 2-dehydropantoate 2-reductase produces the protein MVANRPIVVAGAGAIGCFVGGMLAAEGRRVALLVRPRVKTEIERFGLLLTDFDGSGKKLGPGQLALSEDPAIFHSAGIVLVTVKSADTADVADQIAQHAPQDAVIVSLQNGVGNVAVLRERLGGRRVLAGMVPFNAIAMGEGRFHRSTSGDIHIGEDEANTAAALSVPGLTMRASPDITGVQWGKLIINLNNALSALSDMPLAAQLASRDWRRLFADQMAEGLAALKAAGITPVSATPIPMRWTPTLLRLPDAIFNAILGRTMKIDPEARSSMWQDLKHGRNTEIDYLQGAVIALAEQSGVGVPLMRRIVALIKQAESAGKGPSKLTPQQIRG, from the coding sequence TTGGTTGCTAACCGACCGATCGTGGTGGCTGGCGCAGGCGCTATCGGGTGTTTCGTCGGCGGCATGCTGGCGGCCGAGGGGCGCCGCGTCGCGCTGCTGGTGCGGCCGCGGGTGAAGACCGAGATCGAGCGGTTCGGCCTGCTTCTGACGGATTTCGACGGCTCCGGGAAGAAGCTGGGGCCAGGCCAGCTTGCGCTGTCGGAGGACCCTGCGATCTTCCACAGCGCCGGCATCGTGCTGGTCACGGTGAAGAGCGCCGACACCGCCGATGTCGCGGACCAGATCGCGCAGCACGCGCCGCAGGATGCGGTCATCGTCTCCTTGCAGAATGGCGTCGGCAATGTCGCGGTTCTGCGCGAGCGCCTTGGCGGCCGTCGTGTGCTCGCCGGCATGGTGCCGTTCAACGCGATCGCGATGGGTGAGGGCCGTTTCCACCGCTCGACCTCCGGCGACATCCATATCGGCGAGGATGAAGCGAATACGGCGGCAGCGCTGTCGGTGCCGGGTCTCACCATGCGCGCCAGTCCTGACATCACCGGCGTGCAATGGGGCAAGCTGATCATCAATCTGAACAACGCGCTCAGCGCACTGTCCGACATGCCGCTCGCCGCACAATTGGCGAGCCGCGACTGGCGAAGACTGTTCGCCGACCAGATGGCGGAAGGCCTGGCCGCGCTGAAGGCCGCCGGCATCACACCGGTCTCGGCAACGCCGATCCCGATGAGGTGGACGCCGACCTTGCTGAGGCTGCCCGATGCGATCTTCAACGCGATCCTCGGACGCACGATGAAGATCGATCCGGAGGCGCGCTCCTCGATGTGGCAGGATTTGAAGCACGGCCGCAACACCGAGATCGATTATCTGCAAGGAGCAGTCATTGCACTTGCCGAGCAGAGCGGCGTCGGCGTGCCGTTGATGCGCCGCATTGTTGCGCTGATCAAGCAAGCCGAGAGCGCGGGCAAGGGCCCATCCAAGCTGACGCCGCAGCAGATTCGCGGGTAG
- a CDS encoding alpha/beta hydrolase, whose amino-acid sequence MRVLARLAAIALALVSSHAFAADEDAPNRKPVRAIADARLPVGGQGMLPLYLSSDWSLPLPAISRAIIVLHGRLRNADEYYMSAHTAQVAAGDDGKSALMIVPQFLAEIDVDAHKLPADMLRWSLEGWEGGDAALAPNPVSSFEALDAILAKLSDRRIFPNLKQVVVAGHSGGAQVAQRYAIAGKGEAALSRQHIDIRYVVANPSSYAYFSDERPVPKIAASCPGFNTWKYGMDGRPPYLANVTPAALEQRYVDREVIYLLGTLDTNPKHSALDKSCMAEAQGPYRYARGHAYADAMAKRDRGTPNHRVWDVAGVGHDGDKMLTSKCGLAALFDIPGCGAER is encoded by the coding sequence ATGAGAGTGTTGGCCCGTCTCGCCGCAATCGCGTTGGCGCTCGTTTCCAGCCATGCGTTCGCCGCGGATGAGGATGCGCCCAACCGCAAGCCCGTGAGGGCGATCGCCGACGCGCGCCTCCCGGTCGGCGGTCAGGGAATGCTGCCGCTCTATCTTTCCAGCGACTGGTCGTTGCCGCTGCCGGCGATCTCGCGCGCCATCATCGTGCTGCACGGGCGCCTGCGCAATGCCGACGAGTATTACATGTCGGCCCATACCGCGCAGGTCGCAGCCGGCGACGACGGCAAGAGCGCGCTGATGATCGTGCCGCAATTTCTGGCGGAGATCGACGTCGACGCGCACAAGCTGCCTGCGGACATGTTGCGCTGGTCCTTGGAGGGATGGGAGGGCGGCGATGCTGCGCTGGCACCGAATCCGGTGTCGTCCTTCGAGGCGCTCGACGCCATCCTCGCAAAACTCTCCGACCGGCGCATCTTCCCGAACCTGAAGCAGGTCGTGGTCGCCGGCCATTCCGGCGGCGCCCAGGTCGCGCAGCGCTATGCCATCGCCGGCAAGGGCGAAGCGGCGTTGTCGCGCCAGCACATCGACATCCGCTACGTCGTCGCCAATCCCTCCTCCTACGCCTATTTCAGCGACGAGCGGCCCGTGCCCAAGATCGCCGCATCCTGCCCGGGCTTCAACACCTGGAAATACGGCATGGACGGGCGGCCGCCTTATCTTGCGAACGTCACGCCGGCCGCACTCGAGCAGCGTTATGTCGATCGCGAGGTGATCTATCTGCTCGGCACGCTCGACACCAATCCGAAGCACTCCGCGCTGGACAAGAGCTGCATGGCCGAAGCGCAAGGTCCCTATCGCTATGCTCGCGGCCACGCCTATGCGGATGCGATGGCCAAGCGCGACCGCGGCACGCCCAATCACCGGGTCTGGGATGTCGCCGGCGTCGGCCATGACGGCGACAAGATGCTGACCTCGAAATGCGGTCTTGCGGCGCTGTTCGATATTCCGGGCTGCGGCGCGGAGCGCTGA